Proteins encoded within one genomic window of Amorphoplanes friuliensis DSM 7358:
- a CDS encoding SDR family NAD(P)-dependent oxidoreductase: MEDGFQGITALVTGASKGLGRAYALELARRGARLILLSRTESDLRELAREIQQTHGGAEPEVITADLAGADGPGRVLRELAQRDLRVDLLLNNAGAGSAGPFLSRPLEPQLRTVGLNISGLLALTHAIGGDMAARGSGGIINVSSTAAFQPLPYQASYAATKAFVLSFSEALAEELRGTGVHVMAAHPGAVATGFFDGTTATIDPSAADTPATVASQTLDDYARRRAASYPGRGVNRLMTWAARLLPRRTVARVAASFNRRLRLHEVVDLP, encoded by the coding sequence GTGGAAGACGGCTTTCAAGGGATCACCGCACTGGTCACCGGTGCGTCCAAAGGGCTCGGGCGGGCGTACGCGCTGGAGCTCGCCCGCCGGGGAGCGCGGCTGATCCTGTTGTCCCGCACCGAAAGCGACCTGCGTGAACTCGCCCGGGAGATCCAGCAGACCCACGGCGGGGCGGAACCCGAGGTGATCACCGCCGATCTCGCCGGTGCGGACGGGCCCGGGCGGGTCCTGCGCGAACTGGCCCAGCGTGATCTGCGCGTCGACCTGCTGCTCAACAACGCCGGGGCCGGCAGTGCGGGCCCGTTCCTGAGTCGTCCGCTCGAGCCCCAGCTGCGTACGGTCGGGCTCAACATCAGCGGTCTGCTCGCCCTGACCCACGCGATCGGCGGTGACATGGCCGCGCGCGGCTCCGGCGGGATCATCAACGTGTCCTCCACCGCGGCCTTCCAACCGTTGCCCTATCAGGCCAGCTATGCCGCCACCAAGGCGTTTGTGCTCTCGTTCAGCGAGGCCCTGGCGGAGGAGCTGCGCGGCACCGGCGTCCATGTCATGGCCGCGCATCCCGGTGCGGTGGCGACCGGCTTCTTCGACGGCACCACGGCCACGATCGACCCGTCCGCCGCCGACACCCCGGCCACCGTCGCGTCCCAGACCCTCGACGACTACGCCCGGCGCCGCGCTGCCTCCTACCCCGGCCGCGGTGTCAACCGGCTCATGACCTGGGCTGCGCGTCTGCTGCCGCGCAGGACGGTCGCACGGGTGGCCGCCTCCTTCAACCGGCGGTTGCGGCTGCACGAGGTCGTCGACCTGCCTTAG
- a CDS encoding MFS transporter produces MTEATAAEHEPATRKAMVRLLPIIGLAYFMSYVDRTNVALAKTALEADVGISAAAYGLGAGLFFASYALLEVPSNLVLYRVGPRVWITRIAITWGAVSAAMMFVSNEASFYVLRLLLGAAEAGLFPALMYMVTLWFSQKHRVTMVGLIYTAPCIAIFIGSPVGGALMELDGAGGLHGWQWMFLIEGIVTILVGGLVWFTLPDRPRDAKWLTPQEAAVLSERAVGNDAPSATRVRGNLRLAFGRPVILVLAAIYFVNQAISSGVGFNFPAVLQALGLESSFLIGVVAGSGGLAGLAGVLLFPWLNRRYGHEVLLIGICAAATLLIMTGFLLSTDAVWRVVLIFLSSFFALGTLPLFWSVAMSRMSGLLAAAGLAFINMLGITGGFVGPFVYGRIEDATGSLFAPYYVIAAAACAGLGLVPVLAVVIRREKAGSGTPTAADGSVPEPAQP; encoded by the coding sequence ATGACGGAAGCAACGGCTGCAGAGCACGAGCCGGCCACCCGGAAGGCGATGGTCCGGCTGCTCCCGATCATCGGTCTCGCCTACTTCATGTCCTACGTCGACCGCACGAACGTCGCCCTCGCGAAGACGGCGCTGGAGGCCGACGTCGGGATCAGCGCGGCGGCCTACGGCCTCGGCGCGGGTCTGTTCTTCGCCAGTTACGCGTTGCTCGAGGTGCCGAGCAATCTGGTCCTGTACCGGGTCGGCCCGCGGGTGTGGATCACCCGGATCGCGATCACCTGGGGTGCGGTGTCCGCCGCCATGATGTTCGTGTCCAACGAGGCGTCGTTCTACGTTCTGCGCCTGCTGCTCGGTGCCGCCGAGGCCGGTCTGTTCCCGGCTCTGATGTACATGGTGACGCTCTGGTTCTCCCAGAAGCACCGCGTGACGATGGTGGGCCTCATCTACACCGCGCCCTGCATCGCCATCTTCATCGGCTCGCCCGTGGGCGGGGCCCTCATGGAACTCGACGGCGCCGGGGGCCTGCACGGCTGGCAGTGGATGTTCCTCATCGAGGGGATCGTCACCATCCTGGTCGGCGGCCTGGTCTGGTTCACCTTGCCCGACCGGCCACGCGACGCGAAGTGGCTGACACCGCAGGAGGCGGCGGTCCTGTCCGAGCGGGCCGTCGGCAACGACGCCCCCTCGGCGACCCGGGTGCGCGGCAACCTGCGCCTGGCCTTCGGCCGGCCGGTGATCCTCGTGCTCGCCGCGATCTACTTCGTCAACCAGGCCATCAGTTCCGGCGTGGGCTTCAACTTTCCCGCCGTGCTGCAGGCGCTCGGCCTCGAGAGCTCGTTCCTGATCGGGGTGGTGGCCGGCAGCGGTGGCCTCGCGGGCCTGGCCGGGGTGCTGCTCTTCCCGTGGCTCAACCGCCGGTACGGCCATGAGGTGCTGCTCATCGGCATCTGTGCGGCCGCCACGCTGCTCATCATGACCGGCTTCCTGCTGTCGACCGATGCGGTCTGGCGCGTCGTGCTGATCTTCCTGTCCAGCTTCTTCGCCCTCGGCACGCTGCCGCTGTTCTGGTCGGTCGCCATGTCGCGGATGTCGGGGCTGCTCGCGGCCGCGGGTCTGGCGTTCATCAACATGCTCGGTATCACCGGCGGCTTCGTCGGACCCTTCGTCTACGGCCGGATCGAGGACGCCACCGGCAGTCTGTTCGCCCCGTACTACGTGATCGCGGCGGCGGCCTGTGCCGGTCTCGGGCTGGTGCCGGTGCTGGCCGTGGTGATCCGGCGGGAGAAGGCGGGCAGCGGCACACCCACCGCTGCCGACGGGTCCGTGCCCGAACCGGCCCAGCCGTGA
- a CDS encoding aldo/keto reductase, with protein sequence MSLTLDTYRQLGRSGLRVSPLALGAATFGNEWGWGAEQDEARKLFDLYVERGGNFIDTAVTYTNGTSERMLGEFARDRRDSLVLATKYTTLRRPGDPNSGGASRKSLSGAVETSLRQLNTDYIDLLYLHVWDPTTPVEEILRGLDDLVRQGKVLYVAISNTPAWQISRMQAIAELRGWSPLVALQLEYNLVERTGERDLIPMAQELGLGTVLWSPLAGGVLTGKYSREDLTTPPTDGSGSVRKNFNVALGGVTERSLAIVEVVKEVAGELGRTPAQVGLAWTLQNPAVTAPVIGARTTEQLRENLGALEVDLTPSHLARLNEVSAIDLGFPHAMLASDHIRVQTRGDLKIQARR encoded by the coding sequence ATGTCACTCACTCTGGATACCTACCGGCAGCTGGGACGTTCCGGTCTGCGGGTCTCGCCGCTCGCGCTCGGCGCGGCCACCTTCGGCAACGAATGGGGCTGGGGGGCGGAGCAGGACGAGGCCCGCAAGTTGTTCGACCTGTACGTCGAGCGGGGCGGGAACTTCATCGACACGGCGGTCACCTACACCAACGGCACGTCGGAGCGCATGCTCGGTGAGTTCGCCCGGGACCGGCGCGACAGCCTGGTGCTGGCCACGAAATACACGACCCTGCGCCGGCCCGGCGATCCCAACTCCGGTGGCGCGAGCCGCAAGAGCCTGTCCGGGGCGGTCGAGACCAGCCTGCGGCAGTTGAACACCGATTACATCGACCTGCTCTACCTGCACGTGTGGGACCCGACCACCCCGGTGGAGGAGATCCTCCGCGGACTGGACGACCTGGTACGGCAGGGCAAGGTCCTGTACGTGGCCATCTCCAACACTCCGGCCTGGCAGATCTCCCGCATGCAGGCGATCGCCGAGCTGCGGGGCTGGTCGCCGCTCGTGGCGCTGCAGCTGGAATACAACCTGGTGGAGCGGACCGGTGAGCGTGACCTCATCCCGATGGCGCAGGAACTGGGGCTGGGCACCGTTCTGTGGTCGCCGCTGGCGGGAGGGGTGCTCACCGGCAAGTACAGCCGCGAGGACCTGACCACCCCGCCCACCGACGGCAGTGGAAGCGTTCGCAAGAACTTCAACGTTGCCCTCGGGGGAGTGACCGAGCGCAGCCTGGCCATCGTGGAGGTGGTCAAAGAGGTAGCGGGGGAGTTGGGCCGCACGCCGGCTCAGGTCGGGCTCGCCTGGACTCTGCAGAACCCGGCGGTGACAGCGCCGGTGATCGGGGCCCGCACCACCGAGCAGCTGCGGGAGAATCTGGGAGCCCTGGAGGTCGACCTCACCCCGTCGCATCTGGCCCGGCTGAACGAGGTCAGCGCCATCGACCTCGGCTTCCCCCACGCGATGCTCGCCAGTGACCACATTCGCGTACAGACCCGCGGCGACCTGAAGATCCAGGCCCGCCGCTGA
- a CDS encoding Gfo/Idh/MocA family protein, with the protein MSDNAIRVGIIGADTRASWARFSHIPAIQHLDAVTLSAVATRREDSAREAAAAFGAPKWFADPFAMIRDDSVDVVTVAVRVPAHRDLVRAAIDAGKAVYCEAPLGASLEETRELAASAGTGHTAIGLQGRLNPSVRRAAQIIAEGRIGRPLSARVVSTSSGFGPVTASPYEYFEQAASGANLLTITTGHTLDIIEALLGDITEVDARTEIFWPHPTLADTGATTTREVPDHAGVLAKVATGTVIAADIIGGVAPDEAAFRFELRGSDGWLNLTGGTLFGVQGGDLTLSSSADFDEPDKPAAPGTAGPALNVGELYALLARDIRTGSHSVPGFAEALHNSRLIDAVAVAASSGHRVTGIRQR; encoded by the coding sequence GTGTCGGACAACGCCATCCGGGTCGGCATCATCGGCGCGGACACCCGGGCCAGCTGGGCCCGGTTCTCCCACATCCCGGCCATCCAGCACCTCGATGCCGTCACGCTGTCGGCCGTGGCGACCCGCCGTGAGGACAGCGCCCGGGAAGCCGCAGCGGCATTCGGCGCCCCGAAGTGGTTCGCCGACCCGTTCGCCATGATCCGTGACGACTCGGTGGACGTCGTCACCGTGGCCGTCCGCGTTCCGGCCCACCGCGACCTGGTCCGTGCCGCGATCGACGCCGGCAAGGCCGTCTACTGCGAGGCGCCTCTGGGTGCCTCGCTCGAGGAAACGCGGGAACTCGCGGCTTCGGCCGGGACGGGCCACACCGCCATCGGACTGCAGGGCCGCCTCAACCCGTCTGTTCGCCGCGCGGCGCAGATCATCGCGGAGGGCCGGATCGGCCGGCCGCTCAGTGCTCGCGTCGTGTCCACCTCGAGCGGGTTCGGGCCGGTGACGGCATCGCCGTACGAGTACTTCGAGCAAGCCGCGTCCGGTGCCAACCTGCTCACCATCACCACGGGCCACACTCTCGACATCATCGAGGCACTGCTGGGTGACATCACCGAGGTCGACGCCCGCACGGAGATTTTCTGGCCTCACCCCACCCTGGCCGACACCGGAGCGACGACCACCCGGGAGGTCCCCGACCACGCCGGTGTCCTGGCCAAGGTGGCCACCGGCACCGTGATTGCCGCCGATATCATCGGTGGTGTGGCCCCCGACGAGGCAGCTTTCCGGTTCGAACTGCGGGGCAGCGACGGCTGGCTCAACCTCACCGGCGGCACCCTCTTCGGCGTCCAGGGCGGCGACCTGACCCTGAGCTCGAGTGCCGACTTCGACGAGCCTGACAAGCCCGCCGCCCCGGGTACGGCCGGGCCCGCGCTCAACGTCGGCGAGCTGTACGCGCTCCTGGCCCGCGACATCCGCACCGGCTCGCATTCGGTCCCGGGTTTCGCCGAGGCGCTGCACAACTCCCGGCTGATCGACGCCGTCGCCGTCGCGGCGTCCTCCGGGCACCGCGTGACCGGCATCCGCCAGCGCTGA
- a CDS encoding SDR family oxidoreductase, with amino-acid sequence MPAALITGGTTGIGRATAELLHTRGYRVAVTGQNPDSLARARRELPGDVLVVRSDARDLADTDALVTMVSDRFGSLDLLFLNAGIFCPAPVGGVTEESFDEQADVNFKGQFFTLQKALPLMNDGGSIVLTVGIGARRGSPGATVGAATRGALLAMVPSLALELAPRRIRVNAVSPGATETPLLDKLGVPESGRDAMRAGIPFERFGTGQEIAEVVAFLASAAAGYVTGQDVVVAGGYGLGA; translated from the coding sequence ATGCCCGCAGCGCTCATCACCGGGGGCACTACCGGAATCGGGCGGGCGACCGCCGAACTGCTGCACACCCGTGGCTACCGGGTCGCAGTCACCGGCCAGAACCCTGATTCTCTGGCACGGGCGAGACGCGAGCTCCCCGGCGACGTCCTCGTCGTCCGCTCCGACGCCCGCGACCTGGCCGACACCGACGCGCTCGTCACGATGGTGTCCGACCGTTTCGGCTCCCTCGACCTGCTGTTCCTCAACGCCGGGATCTTCTGCCCGGCACCGGTGGGCGGGGTCACGGAGGAGTCCTTCGACGAACAGGCTGACGTCAACTTCAAGGGCCAGTTCTTCACCCTTCAGAAGGCGCTGCCGCTCATGAACGACGGCGGATCGATCGTTCTCACCGTGGGCATCGGAGCCCGTCGGGGAAGTCCCGGCGCCACGGTAGGGGCGGCGACCCGTGGAGCACTGCTGGCCATGGTGCCCTCGCTCGCGCTCGAACTGGCTCCGCGCAGGATCCGCGTCAACGCCGTGAGTCCGGGGGCGACCGAGACACCACTGCTGGACAAGCTGGGAGTTCCCGAGAGCGGCCGGGACGCCATGCGCGCCGGCATCCCGTTCGAGCGGTTCGGGACCGGCCAGGAGATCGCGGAGGTCGTCGCCTTCCTGGCCTCGGCGGCCGCCGGCTACGTCACGGGTCAGGACGTCGTCGTGGCCGGCGGCTACGGCCTCGGCGCGTGA
- a CDS encoding TetR/AcrR family transcriptional regulator, with amino-acid sequence MPAASETPRRPHPGNRRDEAARLAVLHAADDLLAENGFAALTIEAIARRAGVAKQTIYRWWPSKVEILLDTLIEDSDKMVRVPMEHPTADLVRDYLRDFARFLTGDPAGRVYLALLAEAQHRPGVAEKLQERYLEPRRAQERDMLARGVQAGEFSPRLDADAAMDALTGPIVYCALIASVITDDLIDALVDGILRPA; translated from the coding sequence ATGCCCGCTGCGAGTGAGACGCCCCGCAGGCCGCATCCCGGCAACCGGCGCGACGAGGCGGCACGGCTGGCTGTGCTGCACGCCGCCGACGACCTCCTGGCCGAGAACGGGTTCGCCGCGCTGACGATCGAGGCGATCGCGCGGCGGGCCGGGGTGGCCAAACAGACGATCTACCGGTGGTGGCCCTCGAAGGTCGAGATCCTGCTCGACACGCTCATCGAGGACAGCGACAAGATGGTTCGCGTCCCGATGGAGCACCCCACCGCCGACCTCGTCCGCGACTATCTGCGCGACTTCGCGCGGTTCCTCACCGGAGACCCGGCCGGCCGGGTCTACCTCGCGCTCCTGGCCGAGGCCCAGCATCGTCCCGGCGTCGCCGAGAAGCTGCAGGAGCGTTATCTCGAGCCCCGCCGCGCCCAGGAACGCGACATGCTCGCCCGCGGTGTCCAGGCCGGCGAGTTCTCCCCGCGCCTCGATGCGGACGCCGCGATGGACGCCCTGACGGGACCGATCGTCTACTGTGCACTGATTGCGTCCGTCATCACCGATGACCTGATCGACGCGCTAGTGGACGGGATCCTCCGGCCCGCCTGA
- a CDS encoding NAD(P)H-binding protein: MTRVLVTAALGTTGSLVAESLRTRGHEVTAASRRATGFDWYQPESFAAALAGARAVYLVPPAGDPEPAEVMTPFLAAARSAGVRRAVLLSASPAAPGAPGVGRVHRLIPDYFPEWAVLRPTWFMQNVLTATHPHAVSIREDGVLTTSTDGASVALIDAGDIAEVAAILLVGDVSPNTDLVLTGPEALTYDEVAGVIADVTGLPLRHRNMSRPDLQAYLGRFVPAAVAERLAALDRIIATGSQERVTGAVRDVTGHKPRTFRSWVVGRRGEFAVPAGSAFTER; this comes from the coding sequence ATGACCCGCGTTCTGGTCACCGCCGCCCTCGGTACGACCGGCAGCCTGGTCGCGGAGTCGCTCCGGACCCGGGGTCACGAGGTGACCGCGGCGTCGCGGCGGGCGACCGGGTTCGACTGGTACCAGCCGGAGTCCTTCGCTGCGGCCCTCGCCGGCGCCCGCGCCGTCTATCTGGTGCCGCCCGCGGGTGATCCGGAACCGGCCGAGGTCATGACCCCGTTTCTCGCCGCGGCCCGTAGTGCGGGGGTGCGGCGAGCGGTACTGCTCAGTGCGTCGCCGGCCGCTCCCGGAGCGCCCGGGGTGGGCCGGGTGCACCGCCTGATCCCGGACTACTTCCCGGAGTGGGCGGTGCTGCGGCCCACCTGGTTCATGCAGAACGTCCTGACCGCCACCCATCCGCATGCGGTGAGCATCCGCGAGGACGGTGTCCTGACCACCTCGACGGACGGCGCTTCCGTGGCGTTGATCGATGCGGGTGACATCGCCGAGGTGGCCGCGATCCTGCTGGTGGGCGACGTGTCGCCGAACACGGACCTGGTGCTGACGGGTCCGGAGGCCCTGACGTACGACGAGGTGGCCGGGGTCATCGCCGACGTGACGGGCTTGCCGCTACGGCACCGGAACATGTCGAGGCCGGATCTGCAGGCGTACCTGGGAAGGTTCGTGCCGGCGGCGGTGGCCGAGCGGCTGGCGGCGCTGGACCGGATCATCGCCACCGGCAGCCAGGAGCGGGTCACCGGCGCGGTCCGGGACGTCACCGGGCACAAGCCCCGCACGTTCCGCAGCTGGGTCGTCGGCCGGCGCGGTGAATTCGCCGTGCCGGCGGGTTCAGCCTTCACCGAGCGGTGA
- a CDS encoding TetR/AcrR family transcriptional regulator, which produces MTPRSTALRADAQRNRGHLIATAAEAFASGQTISLDAIAKRAGVGNATLYRHFPTREDLVEEVYRDQIRPLRDDAQALLATEQPAQALHAWMRRFAEWAGERRGICEALVAMSASGRFGTGPVCDEVQQILGMVLAAGAEAGELRSDIDPVDVGGILAGVLSVAGGTDQRPQLDRMLTIVVDGLRAR; this is translated from the coding sequence ATGACTCCTCGATCGACCGCCCTGCGGGCCGACGCCCAGCGCAACCGCGGACACCTGATCGCCACCGCCGCCGAGGCCTTCGCCTCCGGGCAGACCATCTCGCTGGACGCGATCGCCAAACGCGCGGGCGTGGGCAACGCCACCCTCTACCGCCACTTCCCCACCCGGGAGGACCTGGTCGAAGAGGTCTACCGGGACCAGATCCGCCCGCTGCGCGACGACGCGCAAGCCCTCCTGGCCACCGAGCAACCCGCGCAGGCCCTGCACGCCTGGATGCGCCGCTTCGCCGAGTGGGCGGGCGAACGGCGCGGCATCTGCGAGGCGCTGGTCGCCATGAGCGCCTCCGGACGCTTCGGCACGGGACCGGTCTGCGACGAGGTCCAGCAGATTCTGGGAATGGTGCTCGCGGCCGGCGCCGAGGCGGGGGAACTGCGCAGCGACATCGATCCGGTCGACGTCGGCGGCATCCTGGCCGGCGTGCTGTCCGTCGCCGGCGGAACCGACCAGCGCCCCCAGCTCGACCGCATGCTCACCATCGTCGTCGACGGACTCAGGGCACGCTGA
- a CDS encoding MarR family winged helix-turn-helix transcriptional regulator, whose product MTASELTAAVTATYDIWMRTVDLTGPALARHRLTSATFQALWVIDPDEPPPSMKVVAERLHCNASNLTFMANQLIDRGLVERVTDPADRRFRGLHLTAKGRQVRAEVVQAALAGNPLARLDEGDLRQLVTLLNRALDSPLGEG is encoded by the coding sequence ATGACCGCATCCGAGCTGACCGCGGCCGTCACCGCGACCTACGACATCTGGATGCGGACCGTCGACCTGACCGGGCCGGCCCTGGCCAGGCACCGCCTGACATCGGCGACCTTCCAGGCGCTGTGGGTGATCGACCCCGACGAACCGCCACCCTCGATGAAGGTGGTGGCCGAGCGCCTGCACTGCAACGCCTCGAACCTGACCTTCATGGCCAACCAGCTGATCGACCGCGGGCTGGTGGAGCGGGTGACGGATCCGGCCGACCGCCGGTTCCGCGGGCTCCACCTGACGGCCAAGGGCCGCCAGGTGCGCGCCGAGGTGGTTCAGGCCGCCCTGGCCGGCAATCCGCTGGCGAGATTGGACGAGGGCGACCTACGGCAGCTCGTCACCCTGCTGAACCGCGCCCTCGATTCACCGCTCGGTGAAGGCTGA
- a CDS encoding NADP-dependent oxidoreductase yields MSDNNMMNAVRQHAFGGPETLVVERVERPAPLPTEVLVRVHAAGINPVDWKTRGGTGMAGVLGEPPFILGWDVAGVVEEIGFGVTTLAPGDKVYGMPWFPRAAGAYAEYVTAPARQFACMPAAASFEEAAAVPLAGLTAWQALVDTIGVQPGQRVLITAAAGGVGHLAVQFAKHLGAYVIAVAGPRNQQWVAELGADEVIDYTACRFEKEVSDVDVVLELVGDAFDATSTRSIETLRPGGLLVAVPAGVSPELAAAGKAAGVRVSPFLVEPDAPALARIAALIDDGSVTVEVAKVLPLAEVADAHREIELGRTRGKIVLRVAGDPA; encoded by the coding sequence ATGAGTGACAACAACATGATGAACGCGGTCCGTCAGCACGCTTTCGGCGGCCCGGAGACGCTCGTCGTCGAGCGCGTCGAGCGTCCGGCCCCGCTTCCCACCGAGGTGCTCGTCCGGGTGCACGCCGCGGGCATCAACCCCGTCGACTGGAAGACCCGCGGTGGCACCGGTATGGCCGGCGTCCTGGGCGAGCCCCCGTTCATCCTGGGCTGGGACGTGGCCGGCGTCGTGGAGGAGATCGGCTTCGGCGTCACCACGCTCGCTCCCGGCGACAAGGTCTACGGCATGCCCTGGTTCCCGCGTGCGGCCGGTGCTTACGCCGAGTACGTCACCGCGCCGGCGCGCCAGTTCGCCTGCATGCCGGCCGCGGCTTCGTTCGAGGAGGCTGCGGCGGTGCCCCTGGCCGGACTGACCGCGTGGCAGGCGCTGGTCGACACCATCGGCGTACAGCCCGGCCAGCGGGTGCTGATCACCGCGGCGGCCGGTGGTGTGGGCCATCTCGCGGTCCAGTTCGCCAAGCACCTGGGGGCGTACGTGATCGCGGTGGCCGGCCCGCGCAACCAGCAGTGGGTCGCCGAGCTGGGCGCCGACGAGGTCATCGACTACACCGCCTGCCGCTTCGAGAAGGAGGTCAGCGACGTCGACGTGGTGCTCGAGCTGGTCGGCGACGCGTTCGACGCCACCAGCACCAGGTCGATCGAGACGCTGCGCCCGGGTGGGCTGCTGGTCGCCGTACCGGCCGGGGTCTCGCCGGAACTGGCCGCGGCGGGGAAGGCCGCCGGGGTCCGGGTCTCGCCCTTCCTGGTCGAGCCCGACGCGCCGGCGCTGGCCCGCATCGCCGCGCTGATCGATGACGGCAGCGTCACCGTCGAGGTCGCCAAGGTTCTGCCGCTCGCGGAGGTCGCGGACGCCCACCGTGAAATCGAGCTGGGCCGCACCCGAGGCAAGATCGTCCTGCGTGTCGCGGGGGATCCGGCATGA
- a CDS encoding TetR/AcrR family transcriptional regulator has translation MEHNDPPGRPSEARARLLETAIKVFYANGIHSVGIDRIVAEAQVTRATLYRHFSGKEELVLAYLKEADRAIRSQADQAGADGAAAADVVRALSRSIARDIASPGFRGCAFLNAVAEYPDPGSPVHQTVLAHRRWFQETVTELLGRIRQAPADTAARHFVMMRDGAMAAGCLLDPTMVGDTFLQGVEGLLQVYAAGDYSGPANA, from the coding sequence ATGGAGCACAACGACCCCCCGGGCCGGCCCTCGGAAGCACGGGCGCGGCTGCTGGAAACAGCCATCAAAGTCTTCTACGCCAACGGCATCCACTCGGTCGGCATCGACCGCATCGTCGCCGAGGCACAGGTGACCCGGGCAACCCTCTATCGGCACTTCTCCGGCAAGGAGGAGCTCGTTCTCGCGTACCTGAAGGAGGCCGACCGGGCGATCCGCAGCCAGGCGGACCAGGCCGGAGCCGACGGGGCCGCAGCCGCCGATGTTGTTCGCGCCCTGAGCAGATCCATCGCCCGCGACATCGCGTCCCCCGGCTTCCGGGGGTGCGCTTTCCTCAACGCCGTCGCCGAATACCCCGACCCCGGCTCACCGGTGCACCAGACCGTCCTGGCCCACCGGCGTTGGTTCCAGGAAACCGTCACCGAGCTGCTGGGTCGCATCCGGCAGGCCCCCGCTGACACCGCCGCCCGCCACTTCGTGATGATGCGCGACGGTGCCATGGCTGCCGGCTGCCTGCTCGACCCGACGATGGTCGGGGACACCTTCCTGCAGGGAGTCGAGGGCCTGCTGCAGGTCTATGCCGCCGGCGACTACAGCGGTCCGGCAAACGCCTGA
- a CDS encoding TetR/AcrR family transcriptional regulator, whose amino-acid sequence MSATPEVAADARAKILDAAAEAFMRTGFAGTTIDDIARDVRATKGLIYYHFRSKFDIFLAVYGEGMRRVRERVEPHSTGAGTARDRLVAMSIAHLLNLMEALAYHHVVHQAVRGEVSAALKARQIEALKDLNRLRRDYEQMFHSAVVAGIEDGSLRPVDAGLAARVLLSNLNAVDMWYRRIDGQNADDLHDLAVQIVDLLVGGLATPLP is encoded by the coding sequence TTGAGCGCGACCCCGGAGGTGGCCGCCGACGCCCGCGCGAAGATCCTCGACGCGGCAGCCGAGGCCTTCATGCGCACCGGCTTCGCCGGCACCACGATCGACGACATCGCCCGCGACGTCCGGGCCACCAAGGGCCTGATCTATTACCACTTCCGATCCAAGTTCGACATCTTCCTGGCGGTCTACGGCGAAGGCATGCGCCGCGTCCGCGAGCGCGTCGAGCCGCACTCCACCGGAGCCGGGACCGCCCGCGACCGCCTGGTGGCCATGTCGATCGCCCACCTGCTCAATCTGATGGAGGCCCTGGCCTACCACCACGTCGTCCACCAGGCGGTGCGGGGCGAGGTGTCCGCGGCACTGAAGGCACGCCAGATCGAAGCGCTGAAGGACCTGAACCGCCTCCGCCGCGACTACGAGCAGATGTTCCACAGCGCGGTCGTCGCGGGCATCGAGGACGGCTCGCTGCGCCCGGTCGACGCGGGCCTGGCCGCCCGGGTCCTGCTCAGCAACCTCAACGCCGTCGACATGTGGTACCGCCGCATCGACGGCCAGAACGCCGACGATCTGCACGACCTCGCCGTACAGATCGTCGATCTGCTGGTCGGCGGCCTCGCCACTCCTCTTCCCTGA
- a CDS encoding alpha/beta hydrolase — MLIVGNYFDPATPYAGAVGAARLLPNSRLLSYAGWGHVAFHLQGNACVDTQVSHYLLTGKPPAPGTVCRPDPPFPPSPAR; from the coding sequence GTGCTGATCGTCGGCAACTACTTCGACCCGGCCACCCCGTACGCGGGTGCCGTGGGCGCGGCCCGGCTGCTCCCCAATTCGCGGCTGCTGTCGTACGCGGGATGGGGTCATGTTGCCTTTCACCTGCAGGGCAACGCCTGCGTGGACACACAGGTGAGCCATTACCTGCTGACCGGGAAGCCACCGGCGCCGGGCACGGTGTGCCGACCGGACCCGCCCTTCCCGCCCTCACCGGCGCGGTGA